A part of Mucilaginibacter defluvii genomic DNA contains:
- a CDS encoding DNA-directed RNA polymerase subunit omega, translating into MSTVNNKSAVASSTVTRDLRELDKGTDNIYESLVVMGKRANQISNNIKEELHQKLSEFASANDNLEEVFENREQIEISKHYEKLPKPTLVAVQEFLDDKIYYRNPAKEAKEL; encoded by the coding sequence ATGAGTACCGTTAACAATAAATCAGCTGTGGCAAGCAGCACCGTTACCCGCGACCTGCGTGAGCTTGACAAGGGGACAGACAATATCTATGAATCATTAGTGGTTATGGGCAAACGTGCCAACCAGATATCAAACAATATAAAAGAGGAGCTTCACCAAAAACTATCAGAGTTTGCCTCTGCAAATGATAACCTGGAAGAAGTATTTGAGAACCGCGAACAGATAGAGATATCTAAACACTACGAAAAACTGCCAAAACCAACATTGGTAGCCGTTCAGGAGTTTTTAGATGATAAAATTTACTATCGTAACCCGGCTAAGGAAGCTAAAGAATTATAA
- a CDS encoding outer membrane protein assembly factor BamD, whose product MFKKQLLLLCGFVAVLALALGSCKSKFEKLKASNDNAKKYKEALRYYNEKNYGRALELFDDLVQRYRGRSEAEDLFYYYAYTNYKLRDYTSARYHFKTFADTYPSSNRAEECRFMSAYCYYLDSPIYSLDQDNTTKAIEALQLFINLYPRSDRVAEAGKLIQNLRDKLEQKAYENAKLYLTIGDYQAAVIAFNNTLRDYPDTKYGEELEFLTIRAQYIYADKSTEFKQEERYADAIKYADEFIEKHPDSKLVRDAKEYIKDSEAGIARAKRIVAQASLNPKLAKKVAEKDTATAQPPSIKDKNPELTN is encoded by the coding sequence ATGTTTAAAAAACAACTATTGTTACTGTGTGGCTTTGTGGCAGTTTTAGCGCTTGCTTTGGGCAGTTGTAAAAGCAAGTTCGAGAAGCTGAAAGCCAGTAACGATAATGCTAAAAAATACAAAGAGGCCCTACGTTACTATAACGAAAAGAATTATGGCCGCGCGCTTGAGCTGTTTGATGACCTGGTACAACGCTACCGCGGACGATCAGAAGCCGAGGATTTATTTTACTATTACGCTTACACCAACTATAAACTAAGAGACTATACATCGGCACGTTATCATTTTAAAACATTTGCCGATACATACCCGTCAAGCAACAGGGCTGAAGAATGCCGCTTTATGTCGGCCTATTGTTATTACCTGGATTCGCCGATATACTCGCTCGATCAGGACAATACCACTAAAGCTATTGAAGCGCTGCAATTGTTTATCAACTTATACCCCAGAAGTGACCGTGTGGCTGAAGCCGGTAAACTTATACAGAACCTGCGCGATAAACTGGAGCAAAAAGCCTACGAGAATGCCAAGCTGTACCTTACCATAGGTGACTACCAGGCCGCGGTTATCGCCTTTAATAATACACTGCGCGATTATCCGGACACCAAGTACGGGGAAGAACTGGAGTTTTTAACCATCAGGGCACAGTATATATATGCTGATAAGAGTACTGAATTTAAACAGGAAGAGCGCTACGCCGATGCCATAAAATACGCGGATGAATTTATAGAGAAACATCCGGACAGTAAACTGGTTAGAGACGCCAAAGAATATATTAAGGATAGCGAAGCCGGTATTGCCCGCGCTAAACGAATTGTTGCGCAAGCTTCGCTTAACCCGAAACTGGCTAAAAAAGTTGCCGAGAAAGATACAGCTACGGCGCAGCCACCATCAATAAAAGATAAAAACCCGGAATTAACAAATTAA
- a CDS encoding DUF4835 family protein: MKRYLYILLLLCLSLIVRAQDLNARVQVLTPTIQVTNKRIFDVLETAMRDFLNGRKWTPDAILPQERIDCTFTLNVTAWDGASNFSGELQVQASRPVYNSAYTTTLLNINDREFDFSYTEGQTIDYTDQNFQGNLSAVMAFYAYIIVGMDYDSFSRLGGTPFFAAAQNIVVNAQTASFRGWKAFDSNLNRYWLSENLNSRLYVNLRNFMYDYHRNGLDLMADNVVKGRQNINALLPTLASVDRKRLGSMLPVVFYTTKSNEFVSIYSKAPQQERTSAYNLLMQTDPSNGLKYDALK; the protein is encoded by the coding sequence ATGAAGCGATACCTGTACATATTACTATTGTTATGCCTGAGCCTTATAGTCCGTGCCCAGGATTTAAACGCGCGCGTACAGGTGCTTACCCCTACCATACAGGTTACCAACAAACGCATTTTTGACGTACTGGAAACTGCCATGCGCGATTTTTTGAACGGCCGCAAATGGACGCCCGACGCGATATTACCACAGGAGCGCATTGATTGTACCTTCACCCTGAATGTTACCGCATGGGATGGTGCCAGTAACTTCAGCGGCGAATTACAGGTGCAGGCTTCGCGGCCGGTGTATAATTCAGCATATACTACCACGCTGCTTAACATTAACGACCGGGAGTTTGACTTTAGCTATACCGAGGGGCAAACCATTGATTATACCGATCAAAACTTCCAGGGCAACCTGAGCGCGGTTATGGCTTTTTACGCCTACATTATTGTGGGAATGGATTACGATAGTTTTTCACGGCTGGGCGGAACACCGTTTTTTGCAGCGGCACAAAATATAGTAGTGAATGCGCAAACGGCATCCTTTAGGGGATGGAAGGCGTTTGACAGTAACCTGAACCGCTATTGGCTTTCTGAAAACCTGAACAGCCGTTTGTATGTTAACTTGCGTAACTTTATGTATGATTACCATCGGAACGGACTCGACCTGATGGCGGACAATGTGGTAAAGGGCAGGCAAAACATTAATGCGCTGCTGCCTACACTCGCCTCCGTTGACCGTAAGCGGTTAGGCTCTATGCTACCCGTGGTGTTTTATACAACCAAGAGTAACGAATTCGTATCTATCTACAGCAAAGCCCCTCAACAGGAGCGTACTTCCGCCTATAACCTGCTGATGCAGACGGACCCATCCAACGGGTTAAAGTACGACGCGCTGAAATAA
- the coaBC gene encoding bifunctional phosphopantothenoylcysteine decarboxylase/phosphopantothenate--cysteine ligase CoaBC — protein sequence MLKDKNIIVGVCGSIAAYKSALLVRLLVKAGANVQVVITPDAANFITPLTLSTLSKNPVHIKYFDADSGEWDNHVNLGLWADIMLIAPATANTLAKMANGLCDNLLMAVYLSAKCPVYFAPAMDLDMFKHPATLNNLNTLKSYGNILIPAGTGELASGLYGEGRMAEPEEIVELLQRELGKTLPLTGKKILVTAGPTYEAIDPVRFIGNHSSGKMGFAIADRLAALGAQVTLIAGPTAQKATSPNITRIDVTSANEMLNACLTAFQDTDACVMSAAVADYTPVEVASQKIKKQDASLNIGLKKTTDILKTLGELKRTNQILIGFALETENEEQYAVDKLNKKNLDLIILNSLNDSGAGFKGDTNKITMIDRQLNKSVFELKSKIEVAADISDKLIELLSH from the coding sequence ATGCTTAAAGATAAAAACATTATTGTTGGCGTATGTGGCAGCATTGCCGCTTACAAATCGGCCCTGCTGGTACGCCTGCTGGTTAAAGCCGGAGCCAATGTACAGGTAGTAATTACGCCTGATGCAGCAAATTTTATTACGCCGCTTACCCTTTCTACACTATCAAAAAACCCGGTACACATTAAATACTTTGATGCCGACAGCGGCGAGTGGGACAATCACGTAAACCTCGGGCTTTGGGCAGATATAATGCTGATAGCACCCGCAACGGCTAACACCCTGGCTAAAATGGCAAACGGGCTTTGCGATAATTTGCTGATGGCGGTATACCTATCAGCCAAATGCCCGGTTTATTTTGCCCCGGCTATGGATCTGGATATGTTTAAACACCCGGCTACGCTTAATAACTTAAACACCTTAAAAAGTTACGGAAATATACTGATACCCGCAGGCACGGGCGAGCTGGCCAGCGGACTATACGGGGAAGGCCGCATGGCTGAGCCGGAAGAAATAGTTGAACTACTGCAAAGAGAGTTAGGCAAAACTTTACCGCTTACCGGTAAAAAGATACTGGTAACTGCCGGGCCTACTTATGAGGCGATTGACCCGGTGCGTTTTATTGGTAATCATTCATCCGGTAAAATGGGCTTTGCCATTGCTGACCGGCTTGCCGCCCTGGGCGCGCAGGTTACATTGATAGCGGGACCTACGGCGCAAAAAGCTACAAGCCCCAATATTACCAGGATAGATGTTACCTCGGCTAACGAGATGTTGAACGCCTGCCTTACGGCGTTTCAGGATACTGACGCCTGTGTAATGAGCGCTGCTGTGGCTGATTATACGCCGGTTGAAGTGGCCTCGCAGAAAATAAAGAAGCAGGATGCCTCTTTGAATATCGGCCTTAAAAAAACTACCGACATATTAAAAACCCTCGGCGAATTAAAACGTACAAATCAAATACTAATTGGCTTCGCCCTCGAAACGGAGAATGAGGAACAGTATGCCGTTGATAAATTGAATAAGAAAAACCTCGACCTCATTATCCTGAACTCTCTAAATGACAGCGGCGCAGGTTTTAAAGGCGATACGAATAAGATAACCATGATTGACAGGCAACTCAATAAAAGTGTTTTTGAATTAAAAAGCAAGATTGAAGTGGCCGCTGACATCAGTGATAAACTGATTGAACTGTTAAGCCATTAA
- a CDS encoding M56 family metallopeptidase, whose translation MENIVQNISQILGVTVIHSLWQGLLIYLVHQFSLALLPGLKSASKHNLSFGALLLMAGWFVVTLVNEAAQVNWQAAAPAGGTIPYLPKYLDISAQSYRQYQYALELYLPYIAVIYMAGLLFNSLKLFFAWHHINRVKHTLSQTSIYNQTVEQLSSALRLTKKAGVYFSELIDVPGTIGYLKPIILLPVSLQVNLSAAEVKAILLHELAHIKRNDYLLNIIQQIIGVVLFYNPFAMLINRSINTERENCCDDEVVAITAEPLVYARALLKLEQQKQNNLQLALAATGKKHLLLNRIERIMTTKKLTVNVRHTLAALLLFAFSLGSIAWFNPQIKNKTLIVNTEKPEFVQQLLGDTVPAKKRVAKTKTPVAAKKSTVRVNGKNVVVSDDPELERLGAEIDRHANFISKFYESAEFKNLTNELEKNGEALDAYYNSPELKALTDRQEKVANELESLSNNPEVTQLNKDIESLSKAIDSYYNSTEFRNLEKSLEVEGAKLGKLKPASNAFEQQAKKVDELSNKIAALSNSPKIKQQTEQLHELSLKLHKQYESETYKRAHDAMRLLSDSLHKAYSLKSLGLKQDNMRLLSQKLQAYQNNRELKLHQEEMKKATVKLQNYLKSDAYQQKLKKVLAEQAKAGNDTTADVDNIVSPEF comes from the coding sequence ATGGAAAACATTGTTCAAAATATCAGTCAGATTTTAGGTGTAACCGTTATACACTCCTTATGGCAAGGCTTGCTCATTTACCTGGTGCATCAGTTTTCGCTGGCCCTGCTGCCGGGGTTAAAATCTGCAAGTAAACATAACCTGAGCTTTGGTGCGCTACTGCTTATGGCGGGCTGGTTTGTGGTTACACTGGTTAACGAAGCAGCTCAGGTTAACTGGCAGGCAGCTGCTCCGGCAGGTGGTACTATACCCTACCTGCCAAAATACCTGGACATTTCAGCGCAATCGTACCGCCAGTATCAATACGCGCTTGAACTGTATCTGCCCTACATCGCTGTCATCTACATGGCCGGGCTGCTATTCAACTCGCTGAAACTGTTCTTTGCCTGGCACCATATCAACCGGGTAAAACACACGCTTAGCCAAACATCTATATATAATCAAACCGTTGAGCAGTTAAGTTCGGCATTAAGGCTTACCAAAAAAGCAGGCGTATATTTTAGCGAACTGATTGACGTGCCGGGAACAATTGGCTATTTAAAACCGATCATTCTGCTGCCGGTAAGCTTGCAGGTAAACCTGTCGGCGGCCGAGGTTAAGGCTATCCTGCTGCATGAGCTGGCGCATATTAAACGAAACGACTACCTGCTGAACATAATACAACAGATCATTGGGGTGGTACTTTTTTATAACCCGTTTGCTATGCTGATTAACCGCAGCATTAACACCGAACGCGAGAACTGCTGCGACGACGAAGTAGTAGCCATAACCGCCGAGCCGCTGGTTTACGCCCGCGCATTATTAAAACTCGAACAACAAAAACAAAATAACCTGCAGCTGGCACTTGCGGCCACCGGCAAAAAACATTTATTACTTAACCGAATAGAACGTATCATGACAACCAAAAAACTTACCGTAAACGTAAGGCATACACTGGCCGCGCTGCTGTTGTTTGCCTTTAGCCTGGGCAGCATAGCCTGGTTCAATCCGCAGATAAAAAATAAAACCCTGATTGTAAACACCGAAAAACCGGAGTTTGTACAGCAACTGTTGGGCGATACCGTACCCGCTAAAAAGCGCGTGGCAAAAACCAAGACCCCCGTTGCAGCTAAAAAAAGTACGGTACGTGTTAATGGTAAAAATGTGGTTGTTAGTGACGACCCTGAATTAGAGCGGTTAGGTGCGGAAATAGACAGACATGCCAACTTTATAAGCAAATTTTATGAAAGCGCTGAGTTTAAAAACTTAACTAACGAACTGGAAAAGAACGGCGAAGCGCTGGACGCTTATTATAATAGTCCGGAATTAAAGGCTTTGACAGACAGGCAGGAGAAAGTTGCCAATGAGCTGGAAAGCCTGAGCAACAACCCGGAAGTAACACAACTTAACAAAGACATTGAAAGCCTGAGCAAAGCCATAGACAGTTATTATAACAGTACAGAGTTTAGAAACCTTGAAAAAAGCCTGGAAGTTGAAGGTGCAAAACTTGGCAAGCTTAAACCCGCCAGCAATGCGTTTGAGCAGCAAGCCAAAAAGGTTGACGAACTCAGCAATAAAATAGCAGCCTTAAGCAACTCACCTAAAATTAAACAGCAAACGGAGCAATTGCACGAGTTAAGCCTGAAACTGCACAAACAATACGAAAGCGAGACCTACAAACGGGCGCATGATGCCATGCGTTTGTTAAGCGATAGCCTCCATAAGGCATACAGCTTAAAGAGCCTGGGCTTAAAGCAGGATAATATGCGCTTGCTGAGCCAAAAGCTACAAGCCTATCAAAATAACCGCGAGCTAAAGTTGCATCAGGAAGAAATGAAAAAGGCTACGGTAAAGCTTCAGAATTACCTTAAAAGCGACGCCTATCAGCAAAAATTAAAGAAAGTGCTTGCTGAGCAAGCGAAAGCGGGCAATGATACAACGGCCGACGTTGACAACATTGTATCACCCGAATTTTAA
- a CDS encoding BlaI/MecI/CopY family transcriptional regulator, whose amino-acid sequence MSDIKPTESELEILQVMWTKGECTVRDVHDELSKNKDAGYTTTLKLMQIMHEKGLVSRDTSSKTHLYKAAITRQQAQKTALDKFIATVYSGSASDLVMQALGQHKTSKEEIDAIKKYLDQFENKQ is encoded by the coding sequence ATGAGTGATATAAAACCAACCGAAAGCGAACTGGAAATTTTACAGGTAATGTGGACAAAAGGCGAATGTACCGTTCGCGATGTGCACGATGAGCTTTCAAAAAATAAGGATGCAGGCTATACTACCACCCTTAAGCTAATGCAGATTATGCACGAAAAGGGTTTGGTATCGCGCGACACATCATCAAAAACACACCTTTATAAAGCCGCGATTACCCGGCAACAGGCACAAAAAACCGCTTTGGATAAATTTATTGCAACGGTTTACAGCGGTTCTGCGTCTGATTTAGTGATGCAGGCCCTTGGCCAGCACAAAACCTCTAAAGAGGAGATTGACGCTATCAAAAAATATCTCGATCAGTTTGAAAATAAACAATAA